The Streptococcus pluranimalium genome contains a region encoding:
- a CDS encoding NAD-dependent succinate-semialdehyde dehydrogenase, which yields MAYKTIYPYTNEVLHEYDNVSDADVEKALETGHQLYKQWRREDNLEDRKAQLRKVAELLRRDRDRYAEVMTKDMGKLFTEAQGEVDLCADIADYYADKADEFLKPVPLETDTGEAYYLKQSTGVILAVEPWNFPFYQIMRVFAPNFIGGNPMVLKHASNCPASAQAFEDLVLEAGAPEGAFKNLFVSYDQVNTIIADKRVAGVCLTGSERGGASVAEAAGRHLKKSSLELGGNDAFIILEDADFDLLKETIFFARLYNAGQVCTSSKRFIVVGEDNYKKYVDMVVETFKTAKWGDPMEADTTLAPLSSAAAKEDVLSQIKLAVDNGATVEYGNEAIDHPGNFVMPTVLTNITKENPIYNQEIFGPVASIYKVDTEEEAIELANDSSYGLGGTVFSSNQEHAERVAAQIETGMSFINSGWASLPELPFGGVKNAGYGRELSELGFATFLNEHLIYTPKR from the coding sequence ATGGCTTACAAAACGATTTACCCTTATACCAATGAGGTGTTGCATGAGTATGATAATGTTTCAGATGCAGATGTTGAAAAAGCGCTAGAAACAGGGCATCAGCTCTATAAACAATGGCGCCGTGAAGATAACTTGGAAGATCGCAAAGCACAACTTCGTAAGGTGGCAGAATTGCTCCGTCGCGATCGTGATAGATATGCTGAAGTCATGACCAAGGACATGGGGAAACTGTTTACTGAAGCGCAAGGTGAAGTGGATCTTTGTGCGGATATTGCAGACTACTATGCTGATAAGGCTGATGAGTTTTTGAAGCCAGTTCCTTTAGAGACCGATACTGGTGAGGCTTATTATCTCAAACAGTCAACAGGTGTTATCTTAGCTGTTGAACCATGGAATTTTCCGTTCTATCAAATCATGCGCGTGTTTGCACCAAACTTTATTGGTGGGAACCCGATGGTCTTGAAACACGCGTCAAACTGTCCTGCTTCTGCCCAAGCTTTTGAGGATTTGGTTCTCGAAGCTGGAGCGCCAGAAGGAGCTTTCAAAAATCTTTTTGTTTCCTATGACCAAGTCAATACCATTATTGCCGATAAACGTGTTGCCGGTGTTTGCTTGACTGGTTCGGAGCGTGGTGGAGCATCCGTTGCCGAAGCTGCTGGACGACATCTCAAGAAATCATCACTTGAGCTTGGAGGAAATGATGCCTTTATCATTCTTGAGGATGCTGATTTTGACCTCTTGAAAGAAACTATTTTCTTTGCTCGTCTCTACAATGCGGGTCAAGTATGTACCTCTTCCAAACGCTTCATCGTTGTTGGGGAAGACAATTATAAGAAATACGTGGATATGGTTGTGGAAACCTTCAAAACCGCTAAATGGGGTGACCCAATGGAAGCTGATACAACTTTGGCTCCGCTATCATCAGCTGCAGCTAAAGAAGATGTCTTGTCACAAATTAAACTCGCTGTGGATAATGGTGCAACGGTCGAATACGGTAACGAAGCTATCGATCATCCAGGTAATTTTGTCATGCCAACCGTTTTGACCAATATTACGAAAGAAAATCCTATTTACAACCAAGAAATTTTTGGTCCAGTAGCTTCTATCTACAAAGTGGATACAGAAGAAGAAGCTATTGAATTGGCTAATGATTCTAGCTACGGACTTGGTGGTACTGTCTTTTCAAGTAATCAAGAACATGCAGAACGTGTGGCAGCCCAAATCGAAACAGGTATGAGCTTTATCAACTCAGGTTGGGCATCTCTTCCGGAATTGCCATTTGGTGGTGTGAAAAATGCTGGTTATGGACGAGAGTTGAGTGAATTAGGCTTTGCAACCTTCTTGAATGAACACCTTATCTATACACCTAAACGGTAG
- a CDS encoding ClC family H(+)/Cl(-) exchange transporter, whose translation MDQHQKARAYLSESILFLIFRGIIVGLIAGFVVSSFRLLIQVLYEKLLHLYELAHEHSIYLILILGLYLLISLFVGKLLLSEPQIKGSGIPQIEAELKGLMHLNWWSVLWKKFVAGLLTISSGMLLGREGPSIQLGAMVGKGVATKFRLTSFGEKTLIASGSAAGIAAAFGAPIAGLLFVVEEVYHHFSRTVWITTLTASLTADLVSKHFFGMGSVLEFPSNLAPLPLNVYWLYLIMGLIFGLLAFVYEKVVLVAGDYFQILGKFLHLKPAYFSILALISVIPLTYFLPILSGGGHEVIVTLPELNLGFWVLLSWLIIRFVYCMISYGSGVPGGIFLPILSLGALSGAAFGALAIQLDLIDSSMFSIFVIAGMSAYFGAVSKAPLTAIVLVCEMVGNLSQLMPLAFVTLISYTVMDLLKGAPIYEAMLEKMFVDKEVQFSEKLMLLQWPVSDKIAGKQVRELELPQQILITNQVVNGKNEVVSGSSVLYLGNTIDIIIRESDRHLAEKYLL comes from the coding sequence ATGGACCAGCATCAAAAGGCAAGAGCGTATTTATCAGAATCAATTTTGTTTCTCATTTTTAGAGGCATTATCGTTGGCTTGATTGCAGGATTTGTGGTCAGTAGCTTCAGGTTATTGATTCAGGTACTCTATGAAAAACTTTTGCACTTATATGAATTGGCGCATGAGCATTCTATTTATCTCATCCTTATTTTGGGCTTGTATCTTCTAATATCTCTATTTGTGGGGAAATTATTACTGTCAGAACCGCAAATTAAGGGATCTGGTATTCCTCAAATTGAAGCGGAATTGAAAGGGCTTATGCATCTAAACTGGTGGAGCGTGCTCTGGAAAAAATTCGTGGCAGGTCTTTTAACCATTTCCAGTGGGATGCTCTTAGGGCGTGAAGGTCCTAGCATTCAACTGGGTGCTATGGTTGGTAAAGGGGTCGCAACTAAGTTTAGGTTGACTTCTTTTGGTGAGAAAACCTTGATTGCCAGCGGTTCGGCAGCAGGTATTGCCGCAGCTTTTGGGGCGCCGATAGCAGGTCTCCTTTTTGTCGTTGAAGAAGTCTACCACCATTTTTCGAGAACGGTCTGGATTACAACACTAACAGCTAGTTTGACGGCTGACCTTGTTTCAAAACACTTTTTTGGTATGGGATCTGTTCTAGAGTTTCCCTCCAATTTAGCGCCGCTCCCTCTAAATGTTTATTGGCTTTATCTGATAATGGGGTTAATTTTTGGCTTATTGGCTTTTGTCTATGAAAAAGTGGTATTGGTTGCTGGTGATTACTTTCAGATACTTGGAAAATTTCTTCATCTCAAACCAGCCTACTTTAGCATCCTTGCGCTGATTAGTGTTATACCTTTGACCTACTTTCTCCCCATACTATCAGGTGGAGGGCATGAGGTCATCGTGACTCTCCCAGAACTCAATCTCGGTTTTTGGGTCTTGCTGAGCTGGCTCATTATCCGCTTTGTCTATTGTATGATTTCTTATGGTAGCGGTGTTCCTGGTGGTATTTTCTTGCCAATTCTATCCTTAGGAGCCTTATCTGGTGCAGCCTTTGGAGCTTTAGCTATTCAACTTGATTTGATCGATAGTAGTATGTTCAGTATCTTTGTCATCGCAGGGATGAGTGCTTACTTTGGCGCCGTGTCAAAAGCTCCCTTGACCGCTATTGTCTTGGTCTGCGAAATGGTGGGAAACTTATCGCAACTGATGCCGCTCGCCTTCGTAACCTTAATTTCCTATACCGTCATGGATTTACTCAAAGGAGCTCCAATATATGAAGCCATGCTGGAAAAAATGTTTGTGGATAAGGAAGTCCAATTCTCTGAAAAACTCATGTTACTGCAGTGGCCAGTCTCAGATAAAATTGCTGGCAAGCAGGTCAGAGAGCTAGAACTCCCACAACAGATTTTGATTACCAACCAAGTGGTTAATGGCAAAAACGAAGTGGTATCCGGCTCATCGGTGCTTTATTTAGGCAATACCATTGATATTATCATTCGGGAGTCTGATCGACATTTAGCTGAAAAATATTTACTTTAA
- a CDS encoding NAD(P)H-dependent oxidoreductase — MDNQNIRQQLQNAYEKRVAMRVYQDKKIPQEDLETILDAAWLSPSSIGLEGWRFIILENTAVKEAIKAVSWGAKSQLETASHFILLIAEKNARYDSQSVYNSLVRRGISDPEALDARLKQYQIFQESDMEIADDERRLWDWTAKQTYIALGNMMTSAALLGIDSCPIEGFPYAKVNAILAQHGVIDTEKEGIASMLSLGYRLEDPKHPRKRKDRQDVISIFN, encoded by the coding sequence ATGGATAATCAAAACATTCGTCAACAATTGCAAAATGCTTATGAAAAACGTGTTGCCATGCGTGTCTATCAAGATAAAAAAATTCCTCAAGAAGACCTAGAGACTATCTTAGACGCTGCTTGGTTGAGCCCTTCATCTATCGGATTAGAGGGATGGCGTTTTATCATTTTGGAAAATACAGCCGTCAAAGAGGCCATCAAAGCTGTTTCTTGGGGCGCTAAATCGCAGTTAGAAACAGCCAGCCATTTTATTCTTTTGATTGCTGAGAAAAACGCCCGTTACGATAGTCAATCTGTCTACAATAGTTTAGTTCGCCGTGGTATTTCTGATCCAGAAGCCTTAGATGCTCGCTTGAAACAATACCAAATCTTCCAAGAATCTGACATGGAAATCGCAGACGATGAGCGTCGCCTCTGGGATTGGACAGCCAAACAAACCTACATCGCCTTAGGTAACATGATGACTTCTGCTGCTTTACTGGGAATTGACTCTTGCCCAATTGAAGGCTTCCCTTATGCTAAAGTCAATGCTATTTTGGCTCAACATGGTGTTATTGACACCGAAAAAGAAGGGATTGCCAGTATGCTGTCACTAGGCTATCGTTTAGAAGATCCGAAACACCCTCGTAAACGTAAAGATCGTCAGGATGTTATTTCAATCTTTAACTAA
- the gloA gene encoding lactoylglutathione lyase: MKPLHTCVRVKDLDASLKFYADALSLTEDRRLDFPEQEFTIVYLRAEGYEYELELTYNYGHGAYEIGDGYGHIALGVEDIDDLHKAHEEAGYTITDIKGLPDQKPMFYFLTDPDGYKIEIISLPVFEGRD; this comes from the coding sequence ATGAAACCATTACATACTTGTGTTCGCGTTAAAGATTTAGACGCTTCATTAAAATTCTACGCAGACGCTTTGTCATTGACTGAAGACCGCCGTTTAGACTTCCCTGAGCAAGAATTTACCATTGTTTATCTTCGTGCTGAAGGTTATGAGTACGAACTTGAATTGACTTATAACTACGGCCACGGTGCCTATGAAATTGGTGACGGTTATGGTCACATCGCACTTGGCGTTGAAGATATTGATGACCTTCATAAAGCACATGAAGAAGCCGGTTACACCATTACTGACATCAAAGGATTGCCAGATCAAAAACCAATGTTCTACTTCCTCACAGATCCAGATGGCTACAAAATTGAAATCATCAGCCTTCCAGTCTTTGAAGGACGTGATTAA
- a CDS encoding glycoside hydrolase family 32 protein — translation MTEIYTVERANQFIQKNKDEVNRKFKPKHHFSAEIGWINDPNGFVYFQGEYHLFYQFYPYDSVWGPMHWGHAKTKDFVNWEHLPVALAPDMPYDKDGCFSGSAIVKDDVLWLMYTGNVEQEDGTIRQIQNMAYSKDGIHFEKIAENPVATGDILPDELVKSDFRDPKIFEKEGRYYAVVAAKHQEDIGTIVLLGSDNLIDWEFESIFLKGTPEQGIMWECPDYFNIDGNDILMMSPMRVKQKHYDFKNINSSVIMTGKVDWNTKTFTLHNMKELDHGHDFYAPQSLEDDEGRCIVIAWLHTWGRQLPSHDLKHKWAGSMTLPRQLTYKDGQLLQTILPESLQSLSKIDVDDNPISSGVLEIDINGNLLMRFGSSDDYIDFGFDKEENLVYIDRKGLKRLPKGDETWEISERKVQIQAKKLLILFDSNSIEIIVNNGEESLSSAFYIDGEHYLQNLS, via the coding sequence ATGACTGAAATCTATACTGTTGAACGAGCAAATCAATTTATTCAAAAAAATAAAGATGAAGTAAATCGAAAATTCAAACCAAAGCATCACTTTTCAGCTGAAATTGGTTGGATAAACGATCCGAATGGCTTTGTCTATTTTCAAGGAGAATATCATCTATTTTATCAATTTTATCCCTACGATAGTGTTTGGGGGCCAATGCATTGGGGCCATGCCAAAACAAAAGATTTTGTGAATTGGGAGCATTTACCAGTCGCACTAGCACCGGATATGCCTTATGACAAGGATGGTTGTTTTTCTGGATCAGCAATTGTCAAGGATGATGTATTATGGCTCATGTATACGGGAAATGTAGAGCAAGAGGACGGAACAATCCGTCAAATCCAGAATATGGCTTATTCTAAAGATGGTATTCATTTTGAAAAAATCGCGGAGAATCCTGTAGCTACAGGGGATATTTTGCCAGATGAACTAGTTAAGTCAGATTTTAGAGATCCAAAAATATTTGAAAAAGAAGGTAGATATTATGCTGTTGTTGCAGCAAAACACCAGGAGGATATTGGTACTATTGTTTTATTGGGATCGGATAATTTGATTGATTGGGAATTTGAATCCATTTTTCTTAAAGGTACACCAGAACAAGGTATCATGTGGGAGTGCCCAGATTATTTTAATATCGATGGAAATGATATTTTAATGATGTCACCCATGAGAGTAAAACAGAAGCATTATGATTTTAAAAATATTAATTCTTCCGTCATTATGACTGGAAAAGTAGATTGGAATACCAAAACTTTTACTTTACATAACATGAAGGAACTAGATCATGGCCATGATTTTTATGCTCCACAGTCCTTAGAGGACGATGAAGGAAGATGTATTGTCATAGCTTGGCTTCATACATGGGGGCGCCAACTTCCATCTCATGATTTAAAACACAAATGGGCTGGTAGTATGACTCTACCGCGGCAACTAACCTATAAAGATGGTCAGTTATTACAAACTATCCTTCCAGAAAGTTTACAAAGTCTATCTAAGATTGATGTGGATGACAATCCTATATCTTCAGGGGTTCTTGAAATTGATATTAATGGAAATTTGTTGATGCGGTTTGGCTCATCTGATGATTACATTGATTTTGGCTTTGATAAAGAAGAAAATCTTGTATATATTGATCGTAAAGGATTAAAAAGATTGCCAAAAGGCGATGAAACTTGGGAGATAAGTGAACGAAAAGTTCAGATCCAAGCCAAAAAATTATTGATATTATTCGATTCTAATAGCATAGAGATTATTGTAAATAATGGTGAAGAAAGTTTATCTTCCGCATTCTATATAGATGGGGAACATTATTTGCAAAATCTTTCTTAA
- the ccpA gene encoding catabolite control protein A: MNTDDTITIYDVAREAGVSMATVSRVVNGNKNVKENTRQKVLEVIDRLDYRPNAVARGLASKKTTTVGVVIPNISNAYFALLAKGIDDIAEMYKYNIVLASSDENDDKEVNVVNTLFAKQVDGIIFMGHRLTDKIRAEFSRSRTPVVLAGTIDLEHQLPSVNIDYEKAVEGVVSDLAKNHQKIAFVSGPLLDDINGKVRLAGYKDALNANGIDYTEGLVFEAKYRYEDGYELAERVINSGATAAYVGEDELAVGLLNGLFAAGKRVPEDFEIMTSNDSEIVKYTRPNLSSINQPIYDLGAVAMRMLTKIMNKEELEEKEIILNHGVTKRASTK; the protein is encoded by the coding sequence ATGAATACAGATGATACGATTACGATTTACGATGTTGCCAGAGAAGCTGGTGTATCGATGGCGACAGTTAGTCGAGTTGTCAATGGAAACAAAAATGTTAAAGAAAATACTCGGCAGAAAGTACTAGAGGTTATTGACCGTTTAGACTACCGTCCAAATGCCGTAGCCCGTGGTCTTGCTAGCAAAAAGACAACAACAGTTGGGGTTGTTATTCCAAATATTTCAAATGCTTACTTTGCCCTCTTAGCCAAAGGGATTGATGATATCGCTGAAATGTACAAATATAACATTGTGCTGGCATCAAGTGATGAGAACGACGATAAGGAAGTCAATGTTGTTAATACGCTTTTTGCCAAGCAGGTTGATGGCATTATCTTTATGGGACATCGCCTAACGGATAAAATTCGTGCGGAGTTCTCACGTTCAAGGACACCAGTAGTTCTTGCAGGTACCATTGACTTAGAACATCAATTACCAAGTGTTAATATTGATTATGAAAAGGCTGTTGAAGGAGTGGTATCTGACCTAGCTAAAAATCACCAAAAAATCGCCTTTGTCTCAGGACCACTTCTTGATGACATCAATGGTAAAGTTCGTCTAGCAGGCTATAAGGATGCCCTTAATGCTAATGGTATTGATTACACTGAAGGGCTTGTTTTTGAGGCTAAATACCGTTACGAAGATGGTTATGAATTGGCAGAACGTGTGATTAATTCAGGTGCTACAGCTGCTTATGTTGGAGAAGATGAACTAGCTGTGGGACTCTTGAATGGACTCTTTGCGGCTGGGAAACGTGTGCCAGAAGACTTTGAAATTATGACAAGTAATGATTCTGAAATTGTCAAATACACACGTCCTAACTTATCTTCAATCAATCAACCAATTTACGATTTGGGTGCCGTTGCTATGCGTATGTTAACTAAAATCATGAACAAAGAAGAATTAGAAGAAAAAGAAATCATTCTTAATCATGGTGTGACAAAACGTGCATCAACAAAATAA
- a CDS encoding carbohydrate ABC transporter permease has protein sequence MNKKVNKSLYFILTLLLAMLFIFPLVWMVASSMKTEQAVFQDLGTWKSFLPSLNPSDWFKPYQEVSTRFNLFQYIGNSIFYATCVTIGSILVNSLAGYAFAKFDFIGKKALFALMLALLVIPGETIIITKFSIVQRLGILNTRLAVILPALSAPLFIYMFRQFFKAISNEIIEAAKIEGASHFRIFWNIMLPLSKPAIATVGTLSFIGSWNDYIWPLMVLTNTSDFPLQVAITNINNTQPTYTNQIMAMLTISTIPLILIYVFFQKYLVQGLGSSGTGVK, from the coding sequence ATGAATAAAAAAGTTAATAAGTCATTGTACTTTATTTTAACCTTGCTATTGGCAATGCTATTTATTTTTCCTTTGGTGTGGATGGTTGCATCCTCTATGAAAACAGAACAGGCTGTCTTTCAAGATTTAGGAACATGGAAATCATTTTTACCCTCTTTGAATCCAAGTGACTGGTTTAAGCCATATCAAGAGGTTTCAACAAGATTTAATCTTTTCCAATACATTGGAAATAGTATTTTTTACGCTACTTGTGTCACAATTGGTTCCATTTTAGTCAATTCGCTGGCAGGATATGCATTTGCTAAATTCGATTTTATAGGGAAAAAGGCTCTTTTTGCTCTGATGTTAGCTTTGCTAGTCATTCCGGGTGAGACAATTATAATCACTAAATTTTCAATAGTACAGCGCTTAGGGATATTAAATACTCGATTAGCGGTTATTTTACCGGCGCTATCAGCTCCCTTATTCATCTATATGTTTAGACAATTCTTTAAAGCTATCTCAAATGAAATTATTGAGGCCGCTAAAATTGAAGGTGCTTCACATTTCCGAATTTTTTGGAATATTATGTTGCCTCTTTCTAAACCGGCAATTGCCACAGTAGGAACGCTTTCGTTTATTGGAAGTTGGAATGATTATATTTGGCCATTGATGGTGTTGACGAATACAAGCGATTTTCCACTTCAAGTAGCAATTACAAATATCAATAATACACAGCCGACTTACACAAATCAAATTATGGCAATGTTAACAATATCAACAATTCCATTAATTCTGATTTATGTTTTCTTCCAAAAATATTTAGTTCAAGGATTGGGTAGTAGTGGAACAGGAGTAAAATAA
- a CDS encoding LOG family protein, producing the protein MKLTIFCGASSGKNPVYAEKTKHLAAWMVANNHSLVFGGGKVGLMGIMADSLIAAGCETIGVMPTFLKEREIAHTGLSQLIVVDDMPSRKAKMMHLGQAFIALPGGPGTLEEISEVISWSRIGQNEKPCVLYNIDGYFDYLKAQFDHMVQEGFLSQEDRDKVLFTDDIDAIANFIKNYQAPQVREY; encoded by the coding sequence ATGAAATTGACGATTTTTTGTGGTGCTAGTTCAGGAAAAAATCCTGTCTATGCTGAGAAAACGAAACATTTGGCGGCTTGGATGGTAGCCAACAATCACAGTCTCGTCTTTGGCGGAGGTAAGGTTGGTTTGATGGGGATTATGGCAGATAGCCTGATCGCTGCTGGCTGTGAGACAATCGGTGTCATGCCTACCTTTCTAAAAGAGCGTGAAATTGCTCATACTGGTTTAAGTCAACTGATTGTAGTAGACGATATGCCTAGCCGCAAAGCTAAAATGATGCATTTGGGTCAAGCCTTTATTGCTCTTCCTGGCGGTCCAGGAACCCTAGAAGAGATTTCAGAAGTCATTTCCTGGTCACGGATTGGACAAAATGAGAAACCCTGTGTTTTATACAATATTGATGGCTATTTTGACTATTTGAAAGCACAATTTGACCACATGGTCCAAGAAGGCTTTCTCAGTCAAGAAGATAGAGATAAAGTCCTTTTTACAGATGATATTGATGCAATCGCCAATTTTATCAAGAACTATCAAGCACCTCAAGTTAGAGAATATTAA
- a CDS encoding alpha-amylase has protein sequence MTNETLMQYFEWYLPTDGKHWQRLVNDIDTLKELGVNKVWMPPAFKGTGVEDVGYGVYDLFDLGEFDQKGTIPTKYGTKEDYLRATEALNKAGIMPIADVVLNHKANGDDKERFKVLKMSQTNRQEPLSEPYDIEAWTHFTFPGRQKQYDEFEWHWYHFSGMDYDALHNETGLYMVMGDNKGWADQDSVDEENGNYDYLMFNDVDFRHPEVVANLKKWVEWFLKTSQVGGFRLDAVKHIDSDFMAEFIRYIRDHLKEDLYVFGEYWKDDTDETLDYLDDVDLQFDLVDVVLHMNFYQASQDGQEFDLSQILEGSLMQTRPDFAVTFVDNHDSQRGQSLESTVADWFKPLAYSLIMLRQEGRPCLFYGDYYGIEGEFAQASFKDIIDKLAYLRQNHVYGNQVDYFDHPNCIGWVNQGDEAHPEPLAVVMSNSDAGWKDMEIGQLHAGRIFRDYLGHSQEEVVLNDAGWGSFPVQAGSVSAWIPKD, from the coding sequence ATGACAAATGAAACTCTAATGCAGTATTTTGAATGGTATCTTCCAACTGATGGCAAGCATTGGCAACGACTTGTTAATGATATTGATACGTTAAAAGAGCTTGGTGTCAATAAGGTTTGGATGCCACCTGCTTTTAAGGGAACTGGCGTAGAGGATGTTGGTTATGGTGTTTATGATCTTTTTGATTTAGGTGAATTTGATCAAAAAGGAACCATTCCGACAAAATATGGCACTAAAGAAGACTATCTTCGGGCGACTGAGGCGCTCAATAAGGCAGGTATTATGCCCATTGCTGATGTCGTTTTAAATCATAAAGCAAATGGTGATGACAAAGAACGATTCAAGGTTTTAAAAATGAGTCAGACCAATCGTCAAGAGCCTCTTTCTGAACCTTACGATATTGAAGCTTGGACTCATTTTACCTTTCCAGGACGTCAGAAGCAGTACGATGAGTTTGAATGGCATTGGTATCATTTTTCAGGTATGGATTATGATGCGCTTCATAATGAGACTGGTCTCTACATGGTTATGGGAGATAATAAAGGCTGGGCTGATCAGGATAGCGTCGATGAAGAGAATGGTAATTACGATTACCTCATGTTCAATGATGTCGATTTTAGGCACCCAGAAGTAGTCGCTAATCTCAAAAAATGGGTCGAATGGTTCTTAAAAACTAGCCAAGTAGGTGGTTTTCGATTAGATGCTGTTAAGCATATTGATTCTGATTTTATGGCAGAGTTTATCCGTTATATCCGTGATCATCTCAAAGAGGACTTGTATGTCTTTGGAGAGTATTGGAAGGATGACACCGATGAAACGCTTGATTATTTAGATGATGTTGATCTGCAATTTGATCTGGTTGATGTTGTTTTACACATGAACTTTTACCAAGCTTCTCAGGACGGTCAAGAGTTTGATTTGTCACAGATTTTGGAAGGAAGCTTGATGCAGACCCGCCCAGATTTTGCAGTGACCTTTGTGGACAATCATGACTCTCAAAGAGGGCAGTCCTTGGAGTCTACGGTGGCAGACTGGTTTAAACCACTTGCTTACAGCCTTATTATGCTGCGCCAGGAAGGAAGACCTTGTCTTTTCTATGGCGATTATTATGGTATTGAGGGGGAGTTTGCTCAAGCGTCATTCAAAGATATTATTGATAAACTGGCTTATTTACGACAAAACCATGTTTACGGTAATCAGGTCGATTACTTTGATCATCCTAACTGTATCGGTTGGGTCAATCAAGGTGATGAGGCACACCCAGAACCCTTAGCAGTTGTTATGTCAAACAGCGATGCTGGTTGGAAAGACATGGAGATAGGACAGTTACACGCTGGTAGGATTTTTAGAGATTATCTCGGTCATTCTCAGGAAGAGGTTGTCTTGAATGATGCAGGCTGGGGAAGTTTTCCGGTTCAGGCAGGATCGGTTTCAGCATGGATTCCAAAAGATTAG
- a CDS encoding M24 family metallopeptidase produces MTKIDLLLENLLKQDVAAAVISDPVTINYLTGFASDPHERYMFLFLLADKQPLLFLPELDAARAENTLDFPVIGYQDSENPWEKIRATLPQTDFAKVAVEFDNLNVTKFKGLETVFTGAFVNLTPLVQNMRLIKSQDEINKMLVAGEWADKAVQIGFDNISLNKTETDIIAQIEFELKKQGISKMSFDTMVLTGNNAANPHGIPGTNRIENDALLLFDLGVETGGYTSDMTRTVAVGQPDQFKKDIYELCLEAQLAAQDFIKPGVTAAEVDAAARKVIEKAGYGDYFNHRLGHGIGMDVHEFPSIMAGNDMEIQEGMCFSVEPGIYIPGKVGVRIEDCGYVTKNGFETFTKTPKELLYYEG; encoded by the coding sequence ATGACAAAAATTGATTTGCTTTTAGAAAATTTACTCAAACAAGATGTGGCGGCTGCGGTTATTTCTGATCCTGTAACTATCAACTACCTAACAGGTTTTGCTAGCGACCCTCACGAACGTTACATGTTTCTCTTTTTGCTAGCTGATAAGCAACCTCTCCTTTTCCTACCAGAACTAGATGCTGCACGCGCTGAAAATACGCTTGACTTTCCAGTTATCGGCTACCAAGATTCCGAAAATCCGTGGGAAAAAATAAGAGCTACCTTACCACAAACTGATTTCGCTAAAGTTGCAGTAGAATTTGACAATCTTAATGTTACTAAGTTTAAAGGACTAGAAACTGTCTTCACTGGAGCCTTTGTTAACTTAACTCCTTTGGTGCAAAACATGCGCCTAATCAAATCGCAAGATGAAATCAACAAGATGTTGGTGGCTGGTGAATGGGCTGACAAGGCTGTACAAATAGGATTTGATAATATTTCACTCAATAAAACCGAAACCGATATCATTGCACAGATTGAATTTGAACTCAAAAAACAAGGCATTTCCAAGATGAGCTTTGACACTATGGTTCTCACTGGCAATAACGCTGCTAACCCTCATGGGATTCCTGGAACCAATCGTATTGAAAACGATGCGCTACTTCTTTTTGATTTAGGTGTTGAAACAGGTGGTTATACCAGTGATATGACGCGTACCGTTGCTGTTGGTCAACCAGATCAGTTCAAAAAAGATATTTACGAGCTTTGTTTAGAGGCACAATTAGCCGCACAAGACTTTATCAAACCTGGTGTGACAGCAGCCGAAGTTGATGCTGCTGCTCGAAAGGTGATTGAAAAAGCTGGCTACGGTGACTACTTCAACCATCGTCTTGGACACGGAATCGGCATGGATGTCCATGAATTCCCGTCTATCATGGCTGGTAATGATATGGAAATCCAAGAAGGCATGTGTTTCTCTGTTGAACCTGGTATCTATATTCCTGGTAAAGTCGGGGTCCGTATCGAAGACTGTGGCTACGTGACTAAAAATGGTTTTGAGACTTTCACTAAAACACCAAAAGAATTACTTTACTATGAAGGGTAA